In the genome of Sciurus carolinensis chromosome 3, mSciCar1.2, whole genome shotgun sequence, one region contains:
- the Hnrnpa3 gene encoding heterogeneous nuclear ribonucleoprotein A3 isoform X1: MEVKPPPGRPQPDSGRRRRRRGEEGHDPKEPEQLRKLFIGGLSFETTDDSLREHFEKWGTLTDCVVMRDPQTKRSRGFGFVTYSCVEEVDAAMCARPHKVDGRVVEPKRAVSREDSVKPGAHLTVKKIFVGGIKEDTEEYNLRDYFEKYGKIETIEVMEDRQSGKKRGFAFVTFDDHDTVDKIVVQKYHTINGHNCEVKKALSKQEMQSAGSQRGRGGGSGNFMGRGGNFGGGGGNFGRGGNFGGRGGYGGGGGGSRGSYGGGDGGYNGFGGDGGNYGGGPGYSSRGGYGGGGPGYGNQGGGYGGGGGGYDGYNEGGNFGGGNYGGGGNYNDFGNYSGQQQSNYGPMKGGSFGGRSSGSPYGGGYGSGGGSGGYGSRRF, translated from the exons ATGGAGGTAAAACCGCCGCCCGGTCGCCCCCAGCCCGACTCcggccgtcgccgccgccgccgggggGAGGAG GGCCATGATCCAAAGGAACCAGAGCAATTGAGGAAGCTGTTTATTGGTGGTCTGAGCTTTGAAACTACAGATGATAGTTTAAgagaacattttgagaaatgggGCACACTCACAGATTGTGTG gtaATGAGAGACCCCCAAACAAAACGTTCCAGGGGCTTTGGTTTTGTGACTTACTCTTGTGTTGAAGAGGTGGATGCAGCAATGTGTGCTCGGCCACACAAGGTTGATGGGCGTGTAGTGGAACCAAAGAGAGCTGTTTCTAGAGAG gaTTCTGTAAAGCCTGGTGCCCATCTAACGGTGAAGAAAATTTTTGTTGGTGGTATTAAAGAAGATACAGAAGAATATAATTTGAGAGATTACTTTGAAAAGTATGGCAAGATTGAAACCATAGAAGTTATGGAAGACCGGCAGAGTGGGAAAAAGAGAGGATTTGCTTTTGTAACTTTTGATGATCATGATACAGTTGACAAAATTGTTG TTCAGAAATACCACACTATTAATGGGCATAATTGTGAAGTGAAAAAGGCCCTTTCTAAACAAGAGATGCAGTCTGCTGGATCACAAAGAG GTCGTGGTGGTGGATCTGGCAACTTTATGGGTCGTGGAGGAAActttggaggtggtggaggtaACTTTGGCCGTGGTGGAAACTTTGGTGGAAGAG GAGGctatggtggtggaggtggtggcagcAGAGGTAGTTATGGAGGAGGTGATGGTGGATATAATGGATTTGGAGGTGATG gtGGCAACTATGGCGGTGGTCCTGGTTATAGTAGTAGAGGAGGCTATGGTGGTGGTGGACCAGGATATGGAAACCAAGGTGGTGGAtatggtggtggaggaggaggatatGATGGTTACAATGAAGGAGGAAATTTTGGTGGTG GTAACTATGGTGGTGGTGGGAACTATAATGATTTTGGAAATTACAGTGGACAACAGCAATCAAATTATGGACCCATGAAGGGGGGCAGTTTTGGTGGAAGAAGCTCTGGCAGTCCCTATGGTG GTGGTTATGGATCTGGTGGTGGAAGTGGTGGATATGGTAGCAGAAGGttttaa
- the Hnrnpa3 gene encoding heterogeneous nuclear ribonucleoprotein A3 isoform X2, protein MEGHDPKEPEQLRKLFIGGLSFETTDDSLREHFEKWGTLTDCVVMRDPQTKRSRGFGFVTYSCVEEVDAAMCARPHKVDGRVVEPKRAVSREDSVKPGAHLTVKKIFVGGIKEDTEEYNLRDYFEKYGKIETIEVMEDRQSGKKRGFAFVTFDDHDTVDKIVVQKYHTINGHNCEVKKALSKQEMQSAGSQRGRGGGSGNFMGRGGNFGGGGGNFGRGGNFGGRGGYGGGGGGSRGSYGGGDGGYNGFGGDGGNYGGGPGYSSRGGYGGGGPGYGNQGGGYGGGGGGYDGYNEGGNFGGGNYGGGGNYNDFGNYSGQQQSNYGPMKGGSFGGRSSGSPYGGGYGSGGGSGGYGSRRF, encoded by the exons ATGGAG GGCCATGATCCAAAGGAACCAGAGCAATTGAGGAAGCTGTTTATTGGTGGTCTGAGCTTTGAAACTACAGATGATAGTTTAAgagaacattttgagaaatgggGCACACTCACAGATTGTGTG gtaATGAGAGACCCCCAAACAAAACGTTCCAGGGGCTTTGGTTTTGTGACTTACTCTTGTGTTGAAGAGGTGGATGCAGCAATGTGTGCTCGGCCACACAAGGTTGATGGGCGTGTAGTGGAACCAAAGAGAGCTGTTTCTAGAGAG gaTTCTGTAAAGCCTGGTGCCCATCTAACGGTGAAGAAAATTTTTGTTGGTGGTATTAAAGAAGATACAGAAGAATATAATTTGAGAGATTACTTTGAAAAGTATGGCAAGATTGAAACCATAGAAGTTATGGAAGACCGGCAGAGTGGGAAAAAGAGAGGATTTGCTTTTGTAACTTTTGATGATCATGATACAGTTGACAAAATTGTTG TTCAGAAATACCACACTATTAATGGGCATAATTGTGAAGTGAAAAAGGCCCTTTCTAAACAAGAGATGCAGTCTGCTGGATCACAAAGAG GTCGTGGTGGTGGATCTGGCAACTTTATGGGTCGTGGAGGAAActttggaggtggtggaggtaACTTTGGCCGTGGTGGAAACTTTGGTGGAAGAG GAGGctatggtggtggaggtggtggcagcAGAGGTAGTTATGGAGGAGGTGATGGTGGATATAATGGATTTGGAGGTGATG gtGGCAACTATGGCGGTGGTCCTGGTTATAGTAGTAGAGGAGGCTATGGTGGTGGTGGACCAGGATATGGAAACCAAGGTGGTGGAtatggtggtggaggaggaggatatGATGGTTACAATGAAGGAGGAAATTTTGGTGGTG GTAACTATGGTGGTGGTGGGAACTATAATGATTTTGGAAATTACAGTGGACAACAGCAATCAAATTATGGACCCATGAAGGGGGGCAGTTTTGGTGGAAGAAGCTCTGGCAGTCCCTATGGTG GTGGTTATGGATCTGGTGGTGGAAGTGGTGGATATGGTAGCAGAAGGttttaa
- the Nfe2l2 gene encoding nuclear factor erythroid 2-related factor 2 isoform X2, translated as MDLIDILWRQDIDLGVSREVFDFSQRQKEYELEKQKKLEKERQEQLQKEQEKAFFAQLQLDEETGEFLPIQPAQHTQSETSGSANYSQVAHIPKPDALYFDDCMQLLAETFPFVDDNEVSSATFQSLVPDIPSHIESPVFTAPTQAQSPETSLEGAMADLNNMQQDFEQVWQELFSIPELQCLNTENDKLVETTTVPSPEAKLTETDNSYFYPSIPSLEKEVGNCSPHFLNAFEDSFSSILSTEDPNQLTVNSLNSNATLNTDFGDEFYSAFIAEPSISNSMPSSATVSQSLSELLYGPIDGSDLSLCKAFNQNHPESTEFNDSDSGISLNTSPSMASPEHSVESSIYGDPPPGFSDSEMEELDSAPGSVKQNGPKTQPTRSSGDTVQPLSPSRVHSTPVHDAHSENTPKKEMPLSPGHRKIPFTKDKHSSRLEAHLTRDELRAKALHIPFPVEKIINLPVDDFNEMMSKEQFNEAQLALIRDIRRRGKNKVAAQNCRKRKLENIVELEQDLGHLKDEKEKLLKEKGENDKSLHLLKKQLSTLYLEVFSMLRDEDGKPYSPSEYSLQQTRDGNVFLVPKSRKPDVNKI; from the exons ATGGATTTGATTGACATCCTTTGGAGGCAAGATATAGATCTTGGGGTAAGTCGAGAAGTATTTGACTTCAGTCAGCGACAGAAGGAGTATGagctggaaaaacagaaaaaacttgaaaaggaaagacaagaaCAACTCCAAAAGGAGCAAGAGAAGGCCTTTTTTGCTCAATTACAACTAGATGAAGAGACAGGTGAATTTCTCCCAATTCAGCCAGCCCAGCACACCCAGTCAGAAACCAGTGGATCTGCCAACTACTCCCAG GTTGCCCACATTCCCAAACCAGATGCTTTGTACTTCGATGACTGCATGCAGCTTTTGGCAGAGACATTCCCATTTGTAGATGACAATGAG GTTTCTTCGGCTACATTTCAGTCACTTGTTCCTGATATTCCCAGCCATATTGAGAGCCCAGTCTTCACTGCTCCTACTCAGGCTCAGTCACCTGAAACTTCTCTTGAGGGAGCCATGGCTGATTTAAACAATATGCAGCAGGACTTTGAACAAGTTTGGCAGGAGCTGTTTTCCATTCCAGAATTACAG TGTCTTAATACTGAAAATGATAAGCTGGTTGAGACTACCACCGTTCCGAGCCCAGAAGCCAAACTGACAGAAACTGACAACAGTTATTTCTACCCATCCATCCCTTCACTGGAAAAAGAAGTAGGGAACTGCAGTCCACATTTTCTTAATGCTTTTGAGGATTCCTTCAGCAGCATCCTCTCCACAGAAGATCCCAACCAGCTGACAGTGAATTCATTAAATTCAAATGCCACATTAAACACAGATTTTGGTGATgaattttattctgctttcaTAGCAGAACCCAGTATCAGCAACAGCATGCCTTCCTCTGCTACTGTCAGTCAGTCACTCTCTGAACTTCTGTATGGGCCCATTGATGGTTCTGACCTGTCACTTTGTAAAGCTTTCAACCAAAATCATCCTGAAAGCACAGAATTCAATGATTCTGACTCTGGCATTTCACTGAACACAAGTCCTAGCATGGCATCACCAGAACACTCAGTGGAATCTTCCATCTATGGAGACCCACCACCTGGCTTCAGTGATTCTGAAATGGAAGAGTTAGATAGTGCCCCTGGAAGTGTCAAACAGAATGGTCCCAAAACACAGCCAACACGTTCTTCTGGGGATACAGTGCAACCTCTATCACCATCTCGAGTGCACAGCACACCTGTGCATGATGCCCACAGTGAAAatacaccaaagaaagaaatgcctCTAAGTCCTGGTCATCGAAAAATCCCATTTACAAAAGACAAACATTCAAGTCGCTTAGAGGCTCATCTCACTAGAGATGAGCTTAGGGCAAAAGCTCTCCATATCCCATTCCCTGtagaaaaaatcattaacctCCCTGTTGACGATTTCAATGAAATGATGTCCAAAGAGCAATTCAATGAAGCTCAACTTGCATTAATTCGAGATATACGTAGGAGGGGTAAAAATAAAGTGGCTGCTCAAaattgcagaaaaagaaaactggaaaatatagtAGAACTGGAGCAAGATTTAGgtcatttaaaagatgaaaaagaaaaattacttaaagaaaaaggagaaaatgacaaAAGCCTCCATCTACTGAAAAAACAACTCAGCACCTTGTATCTTGAAGTTTTCAGCATGCTACGGGACGAAGATGGGAAACCTTATTCTCCTAGTGAATACTCCCTGCAACAAACAAGAGATGGCAATGTATTCCTTGTTCCCAAAAGTAGGAAGCCAGATGTTAACAAAATCTAG
- the Nfe2l2 gene encoding nuclear factor erythroid 2-related factor 2 isoform X1 translates to MMDMELPPPGLPSQQDMDLIDILWRQDIDLGVSREVFDFSQRQKEYELEKQKKLEKERQEQLQKEQEKAFFAQLQLDEETGEFLPIQPAQHTQSETSGSANYSQVAHIPKPDALYFDDCMQLLAETFPFVDDNEVSSATFQSLVPDIPSHIESPVFTAPTQAQSPETSLEGAMADLNNMQQDFEQVWQELFSIPELQCLNTENDKLVETTTVPSPEAKLTETDNSYFYPSIPSLEKEVGNCSPHFLNAFEDSFSSILSTEDPNQLTVNSLNSNATLNTDFGDEFYSAFIAEPSISNSMPSSATVSQSLSELLYGPIDGSDLSLCKAFNQNHPESTEFNDSDSGISLNTSPSMASPEHSVESSIYGDPPPGFSDSEMEELDSAPGSVKQNGPKTQPTRSSGDTVQPLSPSRVHSTPVHDAHSENTPKKEMPLSPGHRKIPFTKDKHSSRLEAHLTRDELRAKALHIPFPVEKIINLPVDDFNEMMSKEQFNEAQLALIRDIRRRGKNKVAAQNCRKRKLENIVELEQDLGHLKDEKEKLLKEKGENDKSLHLLKKQLSTLYLEVFSMLRDEDGKPYSPSEYSLQQTRDGNVFLVPKSRKPDVNKI, encoded by the exons GACATGGATTTGATTGACATCCTTTGGAGGCAAGATATAGATCTTGGGGTAAGTCGAGAAGTATTTGACTTCAGTCAGCGACAGAAGGAGTATGagctggaaaaacagaaaaaacttgaaaaggaaagacaagaaCAACTCCAAAAGGAGCAAGAGAAGGCCTTTTTTGCTCAATTACAACTAGATGAAGAGACAGGTGAATTTCTCCCAATTCAGCCAGCCCAGCACACCCAGTCAGAAACCAGTGGATCTGCCAACTACTCCCAG GTTGCCCACATTCCCAAACCAGATGCTTTGTACTTCGATGACTGCATGCAGCTTTTGGCAGAGACATTCCCATTTGTAGATGACAATGAG GTTTCTTCGGCTACATTTCAGTCACTTGTTCCTGATATTCCCAGCCATATTGAGAGCCCAGTCTTCACTGCTCCTACTCAGGCTCAGTCACCTGAAACTTCTCTTGAGGGAGCCATGGCTGATTTAAACAATATGCAGCAGGACTTTGAACAAGTTTGGCAGGAGCTGTTTTCCATTCCAGAATTACAG TGTCTTAATACTGAAAATGATAAGCTGGTTGAGACTACCACCGTTCCGAGCCCAGAAGCCAAACTGACAGAAACTGACAACAGTTATTTCTACCCATCCATCCCTTCACTGGAAAAAGAAGTAGGGAACTGCAGTCCACATTTTCTTAATGCTTTTGAGGATTCCTTCAGCAGCATCCTCTCCACAGAAGATCCCAACCAGCTGACAGTGAATTCATTAAATTCAAATGCCACATTAAACACAGATTTTGGTGATgaattttattctgctttcaTAGCAGAACCCAGTATCAGCAACAGCATGCCTTCCTCTGCTACTGTCAGTCAGTCACTCTCTGAACTTCTGTATGGGCCCATTGATGGTTCTGACCTGTCACTTTGTAAAGCTTTCAACCAAAATCATCCTGAAAGCACAGAATTCAATGATTCTGACTCTGGCATTTCACTGAACACAAGTCCTAGCATGGCATCACCAGAACACTCAGTGGAATCTTCCATCTATGGAGACCCACCACCTGGCTTCAGTGATTCTGAAATGGAAGAGTTAGATAGTGCCCCTGGAAGTGTCAAACAGAATGGTCCCAAAACACAGCCAACACGTTCTTCTGGGGATACAGTGCAACCTCTATCACCATCTCGAGTGCACAGCACACCTGTGCATGATGCCCACAGTGAAAatacaccaaagaaagaaatgcctCTAAGTCCTGGTCATCGAAAAATCCCATTTACAAAAGACAAACATTCAAGTCGCTTAGAGGCTCATCTCACTAGAGATGAGCTTAGGGCAAAAGCTCTCCATATCCCATTCCCTGtagaaaaaatcattaacctCCCTGTTGACGATTTCAATGAAATGATGTCCAAAGAGCAATTCAATGAAGCTCAACTTGCATTAATTCGAGATATACGTAGGAGGGGTAAAAATAAAGTGGCTGCTCAAaattgcagaaaaagaaaactggaaaatatagtAGAACTGGAGCAAGATTTAGgtcatttaaaagatgaaaaagaaaaattacttaaagaaaaaggagaaaatgacaaAAGCCTCCATCTACTGAAAAAACAACTCAGCACCTTGTATCTTGAAGTTTTCAGCATGCTACGGGACGAAGATGGGAAACCTTATTCTCCTAGTGAATACTCCCTGCAACAAACAAGAGATGGCAATGTATTCCTTGTTCCCAAAAGTAGGAAGCCAGATGTTAACAAAATCTAG
- the Nfe2l2 gene encoding nuclear factor erythroid 2-related factor 2 isoform X3, whose protein sequence is MMDMELPPPGLPSQQDMDLIDILWRQDIDLGVSREVFDFSQRQKEYELEKQKKLEKERQEQLQKEQEKAFFAQLQLDEETGEFLPIQPAQHTQSETSGSANYSQVSSATFQSLVPDIPSHIESPVFTAPTQAQSPETSLEGAMADLNNMQQDFEQVWQELFSIPELQCLNTENDKLVETTTVPSPEAKLTETDNSYFYPSIPSLEKEVGNCSPHFLNAFEDSFSSILSTEDPNQLTVNSLNSNATLNTDFGDEFYSAFIAEPSISNSMPSSATVSQSLSELLYGPIDGSDLSLCKAFNQNHPESTEFNDSDSGISLNTSPSMASPEHSVESSIYGDPPPGFSDSEMEELDSAPGSVKQNGPKTQPTRSSGDTVQPLSPSRVHSTPVHDAHSENTPKKEMPLSPGHRKIPFTKDKHSSRLEAHLTRDELRAKALHIPFPVEKIINLPVDDFNEMMSKEQFNEAQLALIRDIRRRGKNKVAAQNCRKRKLENIVELEQDLGHLKDEKEKLLKEKGENDKSLHLLKKQLSTLYLEVFSMLRDEDGKPYSPSEYSLQQTRDGNVFLVPKSRKPDVNKI, encoded by the exons GACATGGATTTGATTGACATCCTTTGGAGGCAAGATATAGATCTTGGGGTAAGTCGAGAAGTATTTGACTTCAGTCAGCGACAGAAGGAGTATGagctggaaaaacagaaaaaacttgaaaaggaaagacaagaaCAACTCCAAAAGGAGCAAGAGAAGGCCTTTTTTGCTCAATTACAACTAGATGAAGAGACAGGTGAATTTCTCCCAATTCAGCCAGCCCAGCACACCCAGTCAGAAACCAGTGGATCTGCCAACTACTCCCAG GTTTCTTCGGCTACATTTCAGTCACTTGTTCCTGATATTCCCAGCCATATTGAGAGCCCAGTCTTCACTGCTCCTACTCAGGCTCAGTCACCTGAAACTTCTCTTGAGGGAGCCATGGCTGATTTAAACAATATGCAGCAGGACTTTGAACAAGTTTGGCAGGAGCTGTTTTCCATTCCAGAATTACAG TGTCTTAATACTGAAAATGATAAGCTGGTTGAGACTACCACCGTTCCGAGCCCAGAAGCCAAACTGACAGAAACTGACAACAGTTATTTCTACCCATCCATCCCTTCACTGGAAAAAGAAGTAGGGAACTGCAGTCCACATTTTCTTAATGCTTTTGAGGATTCCTTCAGCAGCATCCTCTCCACAGAAGATCCCAACCAGCTGACAGTGAATTCATTAAATTCAAATGCCACATTAAACACAGATTTTGGTGATgaattttattctgctttcaTAGCAGAACCCAGTATCAGCAACAGCATGCCTTCCTCTGCTACTGTCAGTCAGTCACTCTCTGAACTTCTGTATGGGCCCATTGATGGTTCTGACCTGTCACTTTGTAAAGCTTTCAACCAAAATCATCCTGAAAGCACAGAATTCAATGATTCTGACTCTGGCATTTCACTGAACACAAGTCCTAGCATGGCATCACCAGAACACTCAGTGGAATCTTCCATCTATGGAGACCCACCACCTGGCTTCAGTGATTCTGAAATGGAAGAGTTAGATAGTGCCCCTGGAAGTGTCAAACAGAATGGTCCCAAAACACAGCCAACACGTTCTTCTGGGGATACAGTGCAACCTCTATCACCATCTCGAGTGCACAGCACACCTGTGCATGATGCCCACAGTGAAAatacaccaaagaaagaaatgcctCTAAGTCCTGGTCATCGAAAAATCCCATTTACAAAAGACAAACATTCAAGTCGCTTAGAGGCTCATCTCACTAGAGATGAGCTTAGGGCAAAAGCTCTCCATATCCCATTCCCTGtagaaaaaatcattaacctCCCTGTTGACGATTTCAATGAAATGATGTCCAAAGAGCAATTCAATGAAGCTCAACTTGCATTAATTCGAGATATACGTAGGAGGGGTAAAAATAAAGTGGCTGCTCAAaattgcagaaaaagaaaactggaaaatatagtAGAACTGGAGCAAGATTTAGgtcatttaaaagatgaaaaagaaaaattacttaaagaaaaaggagaaaatgacaaAAGCCTCCATCTACTGAAAAAACAACTCAGCACCTTGTATCTTGAAGTTTTCAGCATGCTACGGGACGAAGATGGGAAACCTTATTCTCCTAGTGAATACTCCCTGCAACAAACAAGAGATGGCAATGTATTCCTTGTTCCCAAAAGTAGGAAGCCAGATGTTAACAAAATCTAG